The Microcoleus sp. bin38.metabat.b11b12b14.051 genome segment CTGTGGCGTTGAGGGCTGCGATCGCCAAACTCATCGCTATTCTGTGATCGGTGTAGCTGTCAACATCCGCGCCAGTTAACGGAGTTCCCCCGGTAATTTCTAAACCGTCGGGTAACTCGGTAATCTTCGCTCCCATCCGGTTGAGTTCCGCAGCAGTCACGGCGAGCCGATCGCTCTCTTTGACTCGCAACTCCGCCGCATCGCGAATGATGGTAATACCTGACGCAAAAGTCGCCGCTACTGCCAAAATTGGGATTTCGTCAATCAGTCGGGGAATTAAGTCGCCAGCAATGGTGCATCCCCGCAACTGTGCGGAATAGCGCACCAAGATATCCGCTACCGGTTCCCCCGCCGCTTCTCGCTGATTTTGCAGTTGAATGTCAGCGCCCATCATTTCCAAAGCTTCCAAAATCCCTGTCCGAGTTGGGTTGACGCCGACATTTTCCACTACGAGCTCGGAACCGGGGACGATCGCCCCAGCAATTAGCCAAAAGGCTGCCGAACTAATATCTCCCGGTACAATTACATTCTGTCCTTGCAGTTGCGCTCCACCAGTCACTGTCACGCTACAAGTTTCTGGATCGACGCTCAACTTTGCCCCAAACGCCCGCAGCATCCGCTCGCTGTGATCGCGCGACAGAGAGGGTTCTGTGACTGTAGTTTCTCCATCCGCCATCAAACCCGCCAGCAAAATGCAGGATTTAACTTGAGCGCTGGCGATCGGCGAATGGTAGTGAATCGCTTTTAACTGCTGTCCGAGTACCGCTAAAGGAGCTAAAGAATTGCCCTTGCGGCCCCAAATGTGTGCACCCATTTGTTGCAGCGGTTTAATGACGCGCGACATGGGGCGCGATCGTAAAGAACCATCACCCGTTACCGCATAAAAACGCCCAGGATGAGAGGCCAAAATTC includes the following:
- the aroA gene encoding 3-phosphoshikimate 1-carboxyvinyltransferase, giving the protein MQADIITTSVLGESQTLSIQKPASGLSLQGRIRVPGDKSISHRALMLGAIASGETTIEGLLLGEDPRSTANCFSLMGASVSELNAERVTVRGVGIGELEEPLEVLDAGNSGTTMRLMLGILASHPGRFYAVTGDGSLRSRPMSRVIKPLQQMGAHIWGRKGNSLAPLAVLGQQLKAIHYHSPIASAQVKSCILLAGLMADGETTVTEPSLSRDHSERMLRAFGAKLSVDPETCSVTVTGGAQLQGQNVIVPGDISSAAFWLIAGAIVPGSELVVENVGVNPTRTGILEALEMMGADIQLQNQREAAGEPVADILVRYSAQLRGCTIAGDLIPRLIDEIPILAVAATFASGITIIRDAAELRVKESDRLAVTAAELNRMGAKITELPDGLEITGGTPLTGADVDSYTDHRIAMSLAIAALNATGVTKIHRAEAAAISYPDFTATLQQVCHPN